The Camelus ferus isolate YT-003-E chromosome 4, BCGSAC_Cfer_1.0, whole genome shotgun sequence genome has a segment encoding these proteins:
- the DIPK1B gene encoding LOW QUALITY PROTEIN: divergent protein kinase domain 1B (The sequence of the model RefSeq protein was modified relative to this genomic sequence to represent the inferred CDS: deleted 1 base in 1 codon), translating to MRRLRRLAHLVLFCPFSKGLQGRLPGLKVKYVFLVWLGVFVGSWMAYVHYSSYAELCRGHICQVVICDQYRKGIISGSICQDLCNLHRVEWRTCLSSDPGQQVYSGLWQGKEVTIKCGIEESLHSKAGSDVAPRRELVLFDKPTRGTSIKEFREMTLSFLKANLGDLPSLPALVGQVLLMADFNKDNRVSLAEAKSVWALLQRNEFLLLLSLQEKEHASRLLGYCGDLYVTEGVPHSSWPAAALPPLLRPLLPPALHPALQRWLGPAWPWRAKIAIGLLEFVEELFHGSYGTFYMCETTLANVGYTAKYDFKMADLQQVAPEAAVRRFLRGRHCERSADCTYGRDCRAPCDTLMRQCKGDLVQPNLAKVCELLRDYLLPGAPADLREELGEQLRTCTTLSGLASQVEAHHSLVLSHLKTLLWKKISNTKYT from the exons GGCCGGCTCCCGGGCCTCAAGGTCAAGTATGTCTTCCTGGTCTGGCTGGGCGTCTTTGTGGGCAGCTGGATGGCATACGTGCACTACTCGTCCTATGCGGAGCTCTGCCGCGGGCACATCTGCCAGGTGGTCATC tgtgaCCAGTACCGCAAAGGCATCATCTCAGGCTCCATCTGCCAGGACCTGTGCAACCTGCACAGGGTGGAGTGGAGGACCTGCCTCTCCTCCGACCCGGGCCAGCAG GTGTACAGCGGGCTCTGGCAGGGCAAGGAGGTGACCATCAAGTGTGGCATTGAGGAGAGCCTGCACTCGAAGGCTGGGTCGGATGTGGCGCCCCGGCGGGAGCTGGTGCTGTTCGACAAGCCCACTCGGGGCACCTCGATCAAGGAGTTCCGGGAGATGACCCTCAGCTTTCTCAAG GCAAACCTGGGAGACCTGCCCTCCTTGCCCGCGCTGGTTGGACAGGTCCTGCTCATGGCTGACTTCAACAAGGACAACAGGGTGTCCCTGGCCGAGGCCAAGTCGGTGTGGGCCCTGCTGCAGCGGAACgagttcctgctgctgctgtcccTGCAGGAGAAGGAGCACGCCTCGCGGCTGCTGGGCTACTGCGGGGACCTCTACGTCACCGAGGGCGTCCCGCACAGCTCCTGGCCCGCGGCTGCGCTCCCGCCCCTGCTGCGCCCGCTGCTGCCTCCCGCCCTGCACCCAGCCCTGCAGCGGTGGCTGGGGCCCGCGTGGCCCTGGCGCGCCAAGATCGCCATTGGCCTGCTGGAGTTCGTGGAGGAGCTCTTCCACGGCTCCTATGGGACCTTCTACATGTGTGAGACCACGCTGGCCAACGTGGGCTACACCGCCAAGTACGACTTCAAGATGGCGGACCTGCAGCAGGTGGCGCCCGAGGCCGCCGTGCGCCGCTTCCTGCGGGGCCGCCACTGTGAGCGCAGCGCCGACTGCACCTACGGCCGGGACTGCCGGGCGCCCTGCGACACGCTCATGAGGCAGTGCAAGGGCGACCTGGTGCAGCCCAACCTGGCCAAGGTA TGCGAGCTGCTGCGGGACTACCTGCTGCCCGGCGCCCCCGCCGACCTGCGCGAGGAGCTGGGCGAGCAGCTGCGCACGTGCACCACGCTGAGCGGGCTGGCCAGCCAGGTGGAGGCGCACCACTCACTGGTGCTAAGCCACCTCAAGACCCTGCTCTGGAAGAAGATCTCCAACACCAAGTACACCTGA
- the OBP2B gene encoding odorant-binding protein 2b, with the protein MKALFLIITLGLLAALEAQDPLSFPLETQDITGTWYVNAIVADNDLPKERRPRKVSPVTVTALDGGDLEIMFTFLKQGQCHEKREVMRPTEEPGKYITNEGRKHVYIFELPVEDHYVFYCEAQRHGKRFRAGKLLGRNPDVNQEALDAFKKFTQREGLPQEDIFTPALMESCDPESD; encoded by the exons ATGAAGGCCCTGTTCCTGATCATCACTCTCGGCCTGCTTGCTGCCCTGGAGGCACAGGACCCCCTGTCCTTCCCCTTGGAGACACAGGAT ATCACAGGGACATGGTATGTGAACGCCATAGTGGCCGACAATGACCTGCCTAAGGAGAGGAGGCCCAGGAAGGTGTCCCCTGTGACAGTGACAGCCCTGGACGGTGGGGACCTGGAGATAATGTTCACTTTCCT GAAACAGGGTCAGTGCCATGAGAAGAGAGAGGTGATGCGGCCAACTGAGGAGCCCGGCAAATACATCACCA ATGAGGGCAGGAAGCATGTGTACATCTTTGAGCTGCCAGTGGAGGACCACTACGTCTTTTACTGCGAGGCCCAGCGCCACGGCAAACGGTTCAGAGCAGGGAAACTCTTAG GTAGGAATCCCGACGTGAACCAGGAAGCCCTGGATGCTTTTAAGAAGTTCACGCAGCGAGAGGGATTACCCCAGGAGGACATCTTCACTCCTGCACTGATGG AAAGCTGCGATCCTGAAAGTGATTAG